One window of the Amycolatopsis mediterranei genome contains the following:
- a CDS encoding cytochrome P450, translated as MFDPRDPAFLENPYPAFAALRSRGEVHFHDGLGLAIAVSHAASSAVLRHRGLGRIWQDAQPLERFASFNLLHRNSLLENEPPAHTRLRRLIAGAFGRGHVQRLRPMVATLAAHMVDDLAAAIAADGSADLLEHLAQPLPVAVIAELLGVPGTDGPRMVQLSNAIVKMYEFDLPEEGRDAAEQAAAEFVDYVRSVAATRADAPGDDIISDLLRSELTPDELVATAVLLLMAGHEATVNVLGNGITALLTHRDQWERLLASPALLDSCVEELIRFDAPLQLFERTATEDVSIGGYVVSRGEKIGALLGAAARDPKVFDEPDRLDIGRTPNAHLGFGLGIHYCVGAPLARVEIAAALSALAEKLPGLRLAGPPPRRPEFVIRGLRELRVTV; from the coding sequence GTGTTCGACCCCCGCGATCCCGCGTTCCTCGAAAACCCGTACCCGGCGTTCGCCGCACTCCGCTCACGTGGCGAGGTTCATTTCCACGACGGGCTCGGCCTCGCTATCGCGGTGTCGCACGCCGCGTCGTCGGCGGTGCTGCGCCACCGCGGCCTCGGCCGGATCTGGCAGGACGCCCAGCCGCTCGAGCGGTTCGCTTCGTTCAACCTGCTGCACCGCAATTCCCTCCTGGAGAACGAGCCGCCGGCGCACACCCGCCTGCGTCGCCTGATCGCGGGCGCCTTCGGCCGCGGCCACGTGCAACGGCTGCGTCCGATGGTCGCGACGCTCGCCGCCCACATGGTCGACGACTTGGCGGCCGCCATCGCCGCCGACGGCAGTGCCGACCTCCTCGAGCACCTGGCCCAGCCGCTGCCGGTCGCGGTGATCGCCGAGCTGCTGGGTGTCCCCGGCACCGACGGACCGCGGATGGTCCAGCTGTCCAACGCCATCGTGAAGATGTACGAGTTCGACCTGCCGGAGGAAGGACGCGACGCCGCCGAGCAGGCCGCGGCCGAGTTCGTCGACTACGTCCGCTCGGTCGCCGCGACCCGCGCGGACGCACCGGGCGACGACATCATCAGCGACCTCCTCCGCAGCGAGCTGACGCCGGACGAGCTGGTGGCCACCGCGGTGCTGCTGCTGATGGCCGGCCACGAGGCGACGGTCAACGTGCTCGGCAACGGCATCACGGCCCTGCTGACGCACCGGGATCAGTGGGAGCGCCTGCTGGCCTCACCTGCCCTTCTGGATTCGTGTGTCGAGGAGCTGATCCGGTTCGACGCGCCCCTCCAGCTGTTCGAGCGCACGGCGACCGAGGACGTGTCGATTGGCGGATATGTCGTTTCGCGTGGCGAGAAGATCGGCGCACTCCTGGGTGCCGCGGCCCGCGACCCGAAGGTGTTCGACGAGCCGGACCGTCTGGACATCGGCCGGACGCCGAACGCCCACCTCGGGTTCGGCCTGGGGATCCACTACTGCGTGGGTGCTCCTCTCGCTCGGGTGGAGATCGCCGCCGCGCTGAGTGCGCTGGCGGAGAAGCTGCCGGGGTTGCGCCTGGCCGGCCCTCCGCCGAGGCGGCCGGAGTTCGTGATCCGTGGGTTGCGGGAGCTTCGGGTCACCGTGTGA
- a CDS encoding DUF952 domain-containing protein: MILHICGAAEWAEVAEDGEYRPSSLGEVGFIHCSDFGTANLPANIRYRGRTDLVLLEIDPAKVGSPVRWEDGVPPHPEGIWFPHVYGPIPHAAVVGVHEFRESEGGGFRLPDSLAHR, encoded by the coding sequence GTGATACTTCACATCTGTGGGGCGGCCGAGTGGGCCGAAGTGGCTGAAGACGGCGAGTACCGGCCGTCTTCACTGGGGGAAGTCGGGTTCATCCACTGTTCCGACTTCGGCACAGCCAACCTGCCGGCCAACATCCGCTACCGGGGTCGCACCGACCTGGTACTCCTCGAGATCGACCCGGCGAAGGTCGGCTCGCCGGTCCGCTGGGAAGACGGCGTTCCGCCGCATCCGGAGGGGATCTGGTTCCCGCACGTCTACGGCCCGATCCCGCACGCGGCGGTCGTCGGCGTGCACGAATTCCGTGAGTCCGAAGGCGGCGGTTTCCGGCTGCCCGACTCGCTCGCCCACCGCTGA
- a CDS encoding ferritin produces MALTKKKEPRSKFFELLQAQIHNEFNASQQYIALAVWFDAEDLPQLAKHFYKQSVEERNHAMALVQYMLDRDHHVEIPGTGEVRNDFSGVTELIELALNQEKEVAADISAMVKAARAEEDYISEQFTQWFLKEQVEEISQMNTLLNVVKRANGNLFEVENHLARESVGDSGTDSQMPPVAGGKL; encoded by the coding sequence ATGGCCCTCACCAAGAAGAAAGAGCCGCGCTCGAAGTTCTTCGAACTGCTGCAGGCGCAGATCCACAACGAGTTCAACGCGTCCCAGCAGTACATCGCGCTCGCGGTGTGGTTCGACGCCGAGGACCTGCCGCAGCTGGCGAAGCACTTCTACAAGCAGTCCGTCGAGGAGCGCAACCACGCGATGGCGCTCGTGCAGTACATGCTCGACCGCGATCACCACGTCGAGATCCCCGGCACCGGGGAGGTGCGCAACGACTTCTCCGGCGTCACCGAGCTCATCGAGCTCGCGCTGAACCAGGAGAAGGAGGTCGCCGCCGACATCTCCGCGATGGTCAAGGCGGCGCGCGCCGAAGAGGACTACATCAGCGAGCAGTTCACGCAGTGGTTCCTCAAGGAGCAGGTCGAAGAGATCTCGCAGATGAACACGCTGCTGAACGTCGTCAAGCGCGCGAACGGCAACCTGTTCGAGGTCGAGAACCACCTGGCCCGCGAGTCCGTCGGCGACAGCGGCACCGACTCCCAGATGCCGCCGGTGGCCGGCGGCAAGCTCTGA
- a CDS encoding DUF5926 family protein, which yields MGKGARKKGPKQASDRKPKVRDVFVGQPFEGLAAEPELIALREFVPSATAQLTLADGGDVTLGTVLPMAAAAFVRSDGRRYLGLQVQTRSSDISRDLGRSLKWLLDAKEGDVLGVPDTTTPPSADEHARLQDLLTPGAELDVTLHQDFGWWLPEDADATGDVAVSLERANAAIMPTERLGSAAYWVLAGEKAHLRWVRPEPENLLLQALARLSAAGELGLGEGSRYAGSFRAHGLLVPVWDLDPEAHAREWAEAKDALGARLETALKSLDDEPLNATERRARDGLIGRQLTLR from the coding sequence GTGGGCAAGGGCGCGCGCAAGAAGGGTCCCAAGCAGGCATCGGACCGCAAGCCGAAGGTGCGCGACGTCTTCGTCGGCCAGCCGTTCGAAGGGCTGGCGGCGGAGCCCGAGCTGATCGCGCTGCGCGAGTTCGTGCCGTCCGCGACGGCCCAGCTCACCCTGGCCGACGGCGGTGACGTCACCCTCGGGACCGTGCTGCCCATGGCGGCGGCCGCGTTCGTCCGCTCGGACGGCCGGCGCTACCTCGGCCTGCAGGTGCAGACCCGTTCGTCCGACATCAGCCGGGACCTCGGCCGGTCGCTGAAGTGGCTGCTCGACGCCAAGGAAGGCGACGTCCTCGGCGTGCCGGACACCACCACCCCGCCGTCCGCCGACGAGCACGCGCGGCTCCAGGACCTGCTGACCCCGGGCGCCGAGCTCGACGTCACGCTGCACCAGGACTTCGGCTGGTGGCTGCCGGAGGACGCGGACGCCACCGGTGACGTCGCCGTCTCCCTCGAGCGCGCCAACGCCGCGATCATGCCCACCGAACGGCTCGGCTCGGCTGCCTACTGGGTCCTCGCCGGCGAGAAGGCGCACCTGCGCTGGGTCCGGCCGGAGCCGGAGAACCTGCTGCTCCAGGCCCTCGCCCGGCTGTCCGCGGCCGGCGAGCTCGGCCTCGGCGAGGGCTCGCGCTACGCGGGCTCGTTCCGGGCGCACGGTCTGCTCGTCCCGGTCTGGGACCTCGACCCCGAGGCCCACGCCCGCGAGTGGGCGGAGGCGAAGGACGCCCTCGGCGCCCGGCTCGAGACGGCGTTGAAGTCGCTCGACGACGAGCCGCTGAACGCGACCGAGCGCCGGGCGCGGGACGGCCTCATCGGCCGGCAGCTGACCCTGCGCTGA
- a CDS encoding SigE family RNA polymerase sigma factor, with product MPGEFVDFGDFVQATLPGLLRYGHALTGNPHDAADLVQTVLEKIGSRWTYVHEKTGDPLAYVRRSMANAHVSRWRRTRRENLVADLPDTSPHVPADPFEHEPLWRALRTLPPRQRAVMVLRYYEGLSEAEIAGVLGITQGTVKSQASKAIASLRMKLKSVDGEGEGSGAG from the coding sequence TTGCCTGGCGAGTTCGTCGACTTCGGCGACTTCGTGCAGGCCACCTTGCCGGGCTTGCTGCGGTACGGCCACGCGCTCACCGGAAACCCGCACGACGCGGCGGATCTGGTGCAGACCGTGCTGGAGAAGATCGGTTCGCGGTGGACCTACGTCCACGAAAAGACGGGCGACCCGCTGGCCTACGTCCGCCGGTCGATGGCGAACGCGCACGTGAGCCGCTGGCGCCGGACGCGCCGCGAGAACCTCGTCGCGGACCTGCCGGACACCAGCCCGCACGTGCCGGCGGACCCGTTCGAGCACGAGCCGCTGTGGCGTGCGTTACGAACGCTGCCGCCGAGACAACGGGCCGTGATGGTGCTGCGTTACTACGAAGGTCTCTCGGAAGCGGAGATCGCCGGGGTCCTCGGAATCACCCAGGGCACCGTGAAGAGCCAGGCCAGCAAGGCGATCGCGTCGTTGCGGATGAAGCTGAAGTCGGTCGACGGCGAAGGCGAAGGGAGTGGTGCGGGTTGA